The Solea solea chromosome 19, fSolSol10.1, whole genome shotgun sequence genome has a window encoding:
- the LOC131446254 gene encoding uncharacterized protein LOC131446254 encodes MTDLEQSFLRSAITEVLPDLPEMTKDVLEEHLQSLGVETYDDFQFIEEADLLSALRPIQARKVVAVLKQRWKSSITTSSSSVDTSPGPPPYSQSLSPESLTPTSSNSSQSPHVDWVDTFVIPWDKFPEELMQTLEREKRPSPRMRREMVRLVVHEMTQKSSCISRRSSIEVAKKMVSKYPKSLQDVIEGDVIGQGYHSLVKQLQNRIENVKRSTTPKIRKRRYRTDDSDTDEVPPEKRAAIQDTYGCITWDPKFLPLGETPESQKEKREKMKRPDVNSEELKSLMKNTFYSQRKEVNQGKNIKHLLEQWPFFFEELGLAVHFRELTGIGLQETFLRNLDMKGKRLLNYLNTVAVHKNKRFLQALTKLKAMRGELCGLSEDVKEMVLLLLSYFDEKEDAMFCYVEDTCLAEEIQMEKVHLTPTIVVCGQSCFSSRRTMLSVDRNIVNDHIPSFISALCLMFGSFYCFNIHYPSELASTLEFLQRCFFSINPEKGTKVEKTNTSRLTVNPRVLTLIQDLSDHEWCDV; translated from the exons ATGACTGACTTGGAGCAATCGTTTCTACGCTCCGCAATCACTGAGGTCTTGCCTGACCTTCCAGAGATGACAAAGGATGTTTTAGAAGAGCACTTACAATCCCTTGGGGTAGAGACCTATGATGATTTCCAGTTTATTGAGGAAGCTGACTTGCTGTCTGCGCTGAGGCCAATTCAAGCACGAAAAGTTGTTGCTGTCTTGAAACAGAGATGGAAGTCAAGTATTACAACCAGCAGCTCATCTGTTGATACTTCGCCAGGACCTCCTCCATACTCGCAGTCTCTTTCACCAGAAAGTTTAACCCCAACCTCTTCAAACAGCAGCCAAAGCCCTCATGTCGACTGGGTGGATACGTTTGTGATTCCGTGGGATAAGTTCCCAGAGGAACTGATGCAAACTTTGGAGAGAGAAAAGCGACCAAGTCCACGAATGAGAAGGGAGATGGTCCGACTTGTGGTTCATgagatgacacaaaaaagttcCTGCATAAGTAGAAGGAGCTCTATTGAAGTTGCAAAAAAGATGGTATCAAAATATCCCAAATCTTTGCAAGACGTCATAGAAGGAGACGTGATTGGGCAAGGGTATCACTCTCTTGTTAAGCAATTGCAAAACCGAATCGAGAATGTGAAGCGATCAACAACCCCAAAAATAAGAAAGCGAAGGTATCGCACTGATGATTCTGACACCGATGAAGTCCCCCCAGAAAAGAGAGCAGCGATCCAGGACACTTATGGGTGCATAACCTGGGATCCAAAATTCCTTCCTCTTGGAGAGACCCCAGAGAGCcagaaggaaaagagagaaaaaatgaaGAGACCGGACGTTAATTCAGAGGAGCTCAAAAGCCTAATGAAGAACACTTTCTACTCTCAGCGTAAAGAAGTTAACCAGGGGAAAAACATCAAGCATCTCCTGGAACAGTGGCCATTTTTCTTTGAGGAACTTGGCTTGGCAGTCCACTTCAGGGAACTCACCGGAATTGGGCTTCAAGAAACGTTCTTGAGGAATCTGGATATGAAAGGGAAACGACTCCTGAACTACCTGAACACTGTTGCTGTCCACAAGAACAAAAGGTTCCTACAGGCTTTAACAAAGTTAAAAGCGATGAGAGGAGAGCTGTGTGGTCTCTCTGAAGACGTCAAAGAGATGGTGCTGCTTCTGCTGTCATACTTCGATGAGAAAGAAGACGCGATGTTCTGTTATGTGGAGGACACGTGTCTGGCCGAGGAAATACAGATGGAAAAAGTCCACTTGACCCCTACCATTGTTGTGTGTG gaCAATCCTGCTTTTCTTCAAGGCGCACCATGCTGAGCGTGGATCGAAATATCGTCAACGACCACATCCCCTCATTCATTTCTGCCCTGTGCTTGATGTTTGGGAGCTTCTATTGTTTCAACATTCATTACCCGTCAGAGCTGGCATCAACGCTGGAGTTTCTGCAAAG GTGTTTTTTCTCCATCAACCCAGAGAAGGGCACTAAAGTGGAGAAGACCAACACATCCCGTCTTACCGTCAACCCAAGGGTCCTCACCTTGATCCAGGATCTTTCGGATCATGAATGGTGCGATGTCTGA